In a single window of the Acyrthosiphon pisum isolate AL4f chromosome X, pea_aphid_22Mar2018_4r6ur, whole genome shotgun sequence genome:
- the LOC107885125 gene encoding uncharacterized protein LOC107885125, translated as MNCLKAVILLWTGIIVFHASVTAIVVDDMEISAVKINTCRGVFESFEVEFALIRNERTQQHLYWAGIDPKSTHGARERLIITFKQSPCNEEIQSKFQKIESPVKV; from the exons AT GAATTGTTTAAAagcagttattttattatggacCGGCATCATAGTTTTCCATGCATCGGTGACCGCTATTGTGGTTGATGATATGGAAATAAGTGCAGTAAAAATAAACACTTGTAGAGGAGTGTTTGAAAGTTTTGAAGTAGAATTTGCTTTAATACGTAATGAGAGGACCCAGCAACACTTGTATTGGGCAGGCATCGATCCAAAAA GTACTCATGGAGCACGAGaacgtttaataataacttttaaacaatCGCCGTGTAATGAAGAAATACAgagtaaatttcaaaaaattgaatcGCCTGTAaag gtCTAA